In a single window of the Streptomyces sp. NBC_00094 genome:
- a CDS encoding zf-TFIIB domain-containing protein, producing the protein MQCPKCHAAMHTYNRNGVQIEQCSGCRGIFLDFGELEALTRLESQWSQQAPPAPPAYPAQPAPAAPAWGAPHQGGHHGGHYRQRGFGRMLFSS; encoded by the coding sequence ATGCAGTGTCCCAAGTGCCATGCGGCCATGCACACGTACAACCGCAACGGCGTCCAGATCGAGCAGTGCAGCGGCTGTCGCGGGATATTCCTGGACTTCGGCGAGCTGGAGGCCCTGACCCGCCTGGAGTCCCAGTGGTCCCAGCAGGCCCCGCCCGCCCCGCCGGCCTACCCGGCGCAGCCCGCTCCCGCCGCCCCCGCCTGGGGCGCCCCGCACCAGGGCGGCCACCACGGCGGTCACTACCGCCAGCGCGGCTTCGGCCGGATGCTCTTCTCCTCCTGA
- a CDS encoding phosphotransferase family protein, whose amino-acid sequence MPGTPCHCASGLVGVLADRDDGTVVRHGVLVAKAHAPGTHPEEHRARLALAAHPDVAGVFLPPLPLPDAPSGTAGLDGRPVTVWPYGPPVDPEDPDAAPWEDAARLLALLHRTAPPPAPAPRLPAMRAPLKVSLAVDRMRRTAPDHPATATVLRAWRTVPDTRASGPRLLCHGDFHLGQLVRDVRTADDRPWRFIDIDDLGLGDPAWDLARPAAWFAAGILPPEVWSRFLGAYQEAGGPAVGADPWIQLDVPARALTVQTAALALAKSTAEGRPLDEVEDVMIDTCARIAGHRTDRAPSAST is encoded by the coding sequence CTGCCCGGCACCCCCTGCCACTGCGCGAGCGGACTCGTCGGTGTGCTCGCGGACCGGGACGACGGGACCGTCGTACGCCACGGAGTGCTCGTCGCGAAGGCGCACGCCCCCGGCACCCACCCCGAGGAGCACCGCGCCCGCCTGGCGCTGGCCGCCCACCCCGACGTCGCCGGTGTGTTCCTGCCTCCGCTCCCGCTGCCGGACGCGCCGTCCGGCACCGCCGGGCTCGACGGCCGGCCCGTCACCGTCTGGCCGTACGGTCCGCCCGTCGACCCGGAGGACCCCGACGCCGCCCCCTGGGAGGACGCGGCGCGGCTCCTCGCCCTGCTCCACCGCACCGCGCCTCCGCCGGCGCCCGCCCCGCGGCTCCCGGCCATGCGGGCGCCGCTCAAGGTGTCCCTCGCGGTGGACCGGATGCGTCGCACGGCGCCGGACCACCCGGCCACCGCCACCGTGCTCCGCGCCTGGCGGACCGTCCCCGACACCAGGGCGTCCGGCCCCCGGCTCCTCTGCCACGGCGACTTCCACCTCGGCCAACTGGTCCGCGACGTCCGCACGGCGGATGACCGCCCCTGGCGGTTCATCGACATCGACGACCTCGGCCTCGGCGACCCCGCGTGGGATCTGGCCCGCCCCGCCGCCTGGTTCGCGGCCGGGATCCTGCCACCGGAGGTGTGGTCCCGGTTCCTCGGCGCGTACCAGGAGGCGGGGGGTCCTGCCGTCGGGGCCGATCCGTGGATCCAACTCGACGTCCCGGCCCGGGCCCTGACGGTCCAGACGGCCGCCCTCGCGCTCGCGAAGTCCACGGCCGAGGGCCGGCCGCTCGACGAGGTGGAGGACGTGATGATCGACACCTGCGCGCGTATCGCCGGACATCGAACCGACCGGGCCCCTTCGGCGTCCACATAG
- a CDS encoding RNA methyltransferase: MAELITIDDPDDPRLRDYTGLTDVELRRRREPAEGLFIAEGEKVIRRARQAGYEMRSMLLSAKWVDVMRDVIDEVPAPVYAIQPDLAERVTGYHVHRGALASMQRKPLPDATELLAGARRVVIMESVNDHTNIGAIFRSAAALGMDAVLLSPDCADPLYRRSVKVSMGAVFSVPYARLDSWPRGLEAVREAGFKLLALTPAEKAASIDEAAPHRLERVALMLGAEGDGLSTQALRAADEWVRIPMAHGVDSLNVGAAAAVAFYAVATGRPES; encoded by the coding sequence GTGGCCGAACTCATCACGATCGACGACCCCGACGACCCGCGCCTGCGTGACTACACCGGCCTGACCGACGTCGAGCTCCGGCGCAGACGCGAGCCCGCCGAGGGCCTGTTCATCGCCGAGGGCGAGAAGGTCATCCGCCGGGCCAGGCAGGCCGGCTACGAGATGCGGTCGATGCTGCTCTCCGCCAAGTGGGTCGACGTCATGCGGGACGTCATCGACGAGGTTCCGGCGCCGGTGTACGCGATCCAGCCGGACCTCGCCGAGCGCGTCACCGGCTACCACGTGCACCGTGGCGCCCTCGCCTCCATGCAGCGCAAGCCGCTCCCGGACGCGACCGAGCTGCTCGCCGGTGCCCGCCGGGTGGTGATCATGGAGTCGGTCAACGACCACACCAACATCGGCGCCATCTTCCGCAGCGCCGCGGCCCTGGGCATGGACGCCGTCCTGCTCTCCCCGGACTGCGCGGACCCGCTCTACCGGCGCTCCGTCAAGGTCTCGATGGGCGCGGTCTTCTCCGTCCCGTACGCCCGCCTGGACAGCTGGCCCCGCGGCCTGGAGGCCGTACGGGAGGCGGGGTTCAAGCTCCTCGCGCTCACCCCGGCGGAGAAGGCGGCGTCGATCGACGAGGCGGCCCCGCACCGGCTGGAGCGGGTGGCGCTGATGCTCGGCGCGGAGGGCGACGGCCTCTCGACGCAGGCGCTGCGCGCGGCCGACGAATGGGTGCGCATCCCGATGGCCCACGGCGTCGACTCGCTCAACGTCGGTGCGGCGGCCGCGGTCGCGTTCTACGCGGTGGCGACGGGCCGCCCGGAGTCCTGA
- a CDS encoding serine/threonine-protein kinase, producing MAMMRLRREDPRIVGSFRLHRRLGAGGMGVVYLGSDRRGQRVALKVIRPDLAEDQEFRSRFAREVSAARRIRGGCTARLVAADLEAERPWFATQYVPGPSLHDRVAEEGGLRAADVASIGAALSEGLVAVHEAGVVHRDLKPSNILLSPKGPRIIDFGIAWATGASTLTHVGTAVGSPGFLAPEQVRGAAVTPATDVFSLGATLAYAAMADSPFGHGSSEVMLYRVVHEEPQLNGVPDALAPLIRACLAKDPEERPSTLQLSMRLKEIAAREAQGLPVSRPPVQRERAEERNTVRPTERYTERDTHGPERDAERAQGRGPGPSSRPSAGPRTGGSRASQSRPGTRPGARTTSTGRRPANPRLLRQRLFVFVVVTLVVALGIAAAQALQG from the coding sequence ATGGCGATGATGCGGCTCCGGCGCGAGGATCCGCGGATCGTCGGGTCGTTCCGGCTCCACCGCAGGCTGGGGGCCGGCGGGATGGGGGTCGTGTACCTCGGGTCCGACCGGCGGGGGCAGCGCGTGGCGCTCAAGGTGATCCGGCCGGATCTGGCCGAGGACCAGGAGTTCCGGTCGCGCTTCGCCCGTGAGGTGTCGGCGGCCCGGCGGATCCGCGGCGGCTGCACGGCCCGGCTGGTCGCCGCCGACCTGGAGGCCGAGCGCCCCTGGTTCGCCACCCAGTACGTGCCCGGCCCCTCCCTGCACGACCGGGTCGCCGAGGAGGGCGGGCTGCGCGCCGCCGACGTCGCCTCGATCGGGGCCGCGCTCTCGGAGGGCCTCGTCGCCGTCCATGAGGCCGGGGTCGTGCACCGGGACCTCAAGCCCTCGAACATCCTGCTCTCCCCCAAGGGCCCCCGGATCATCGACTTCGGTATCGCCTGGGCCACCGGGGCCAGCACGCTCACCCACGTGGGGACGGCCGTGGGTTCGCCCGGCTTCCTCGCGCCGGAGCAGGTGCGCGGCGCGGCCGTCACCCCGGCCACGGACGTGTTCTCGCTCGGTGCCACCCTCGCGTACGCGGCGATGGCCGACTCCCCCTTCGGGCACGGGAGTTCGGAGGTCATGCTCTATCGGGTGGTGCACGAGGAGCCGCAGCTGAACGGCGTCCCCGACGCGCTGGCCCCGCTGATCCGGGCCTGTCTGGCGAAGGACCCGGAGGAACGCCCCAGCACGCTGCAGCTGTCGATGCGGCTCAAGGAGATCGCCGCGCGCGAGGCTCAGGGTCTGCCGGTGTCGCGTCCGCCCGTCCAGCGGGAGCGGGCCGAGGAGCGGAACACCGTCCGGCCCACCGAGCGGTACACCGAGCGGGACACCCACGGCCCCGAGCGGGACGCGGAGCGGGCGCAGGGGCGTGGCCCCGGGCCTTCCTCCCGGCCCTCGGCGGGTCCGCGGACGGGTGGCTCACGGGCCTCTCAGTCACGTCCCGGCACCCGGCCCGGCGCCCGTACGACGTCGACGGGGCGCCGCCCCGCCAACCCCCGCCTGCTGCGGCAGCGGCTCTTCGTCTTCGTGGTCGTGACGCTGGTCGTCGCCCTGGGCATCGCCGCCGCGCAGGCCTTGCAGGGCTGA